A single genomic interval of Arthrobacter methylotrophus harbors:
- a CDS encoding helix-turn-helix domain-containing protein — protein sequence MVTPADASFAHLVRPDGSVVVPPEVADRVLRILVVGLSESVQRNAGGRVSEPVMNVLHALNAAAAREEQTSSANGTVFGEKRTMESMKGGSWLTCREAAALLQCTDRAIRKACGQGRLSALKHGSQWLIAEADLDRYRFYDLGEVA from the coding sequence ATGGTGACGCCGGCTGATGCGAGTTTCGCGCATCTGGTCCGTCCTGACGGGTCTGTGGTGGTGCCTCCCGAGGTCGCTGACCGGGTGTTGCGGATCCTTGTGGTGGGGCTGAGTGAGTCTGTCCAGCGGAACGCCGGCGGCAGGGTGTCCGAGCCGGTTATGAACGTTTTGCACGCGCTGAATGCTGCTGCGGCCCGTGAGGAACAGACCAGTTCCGCGAACGGAACCGTGTTTGGTGAAAAGCGCACCATGGAAAGCATGAAGGGTGGTTCATGGCTTACATGCCGTGAGGCAGCGGCCCTGCTCCAGTGCACCGACCGGGCTATCCGGAAGGCGTGCGGGCAGGGCCGGCTGTCAGCCCTGAAACACGGATCCCAGTGGTTGATCGCTGAGGCTGACCTGGACCGATACCGCTTTTATGACCTTGGAGAGGTGGCCTGA
- a CDS encoding terminase large subunit domain-containing protein codes for MAKTVEYHPATDPGAFAEQVLGRPLWPHQLEVARSDARYRVICAGRQVGKSTILSSLALFEATTRRNITVLLVSAGEVASRRLLEECTALATGSSVLGGSVLDDSKSLLTLSNGSRIISVPASQRQIRGWPVDVLILDEAAFIDPDIWRSAEPAIIARPGSKVILTSTPWGDSSHFFRALWNRGMLAPDSKVAAWHWPSSISPNVDQSLLDDIQSREPADYFRREYLAEWTDAAGAYFSEQEIMAAVASYEMCAPEDLEMWLDRPYCAAGGVDWGFAQDANALALVSVLEDHGANHEMLGDRLAFFIPWLEVRHNWPYGQFIERVVETAGKYYIRVLASETNGVGAFPTTELRRRSGEARRDMNVASVVTDVRRKQSGFSMIKGLLQQNRLVLPREPELLKQLRALEFEQLPSGSMRIAVPERAGHDDLAMALMQAVSSLSLEGAVRHRPVEVRPLDPDAFVTTVSGLRVPIAARPVMFHDSFMTWPRGQEKGSGW; via the coding sequence ATGGCTAAGACGGTTGAGTATCACCCGGCTACGGATCCGGGAGCTTTTGCTGAGCAGGTGCTGGGGCGCCCGTTGTGGCCTCATCAGTTGGAGGTGGCCCGGTCTGACGCCCGTTACAGGGTCATTTGTGCGGGCCGGCAGGTCGGCAAGTCCACGATCCTGTCTTCGCTGGCCCTGTTTGAGGCCACGACGAGGCGGAACATCACTGTGCTGCTGGTGTCTGCGGGTGAGGTTGCGTCCCGGCGCTTGTTGGAGGAGTGCACGGCCTTGGCTACGGGCTCGTCTGTCCTTGGCGGTTCGGTGTTGGATGATTCGAAGTCTCTTTTGACGCTTTCGAATGGTTCGCGGATCATCAGCGTGCCGGCGTCTCAGCGGCAGATTCGTGGCTGGCCGGTGGATGTGTTGATCTTGGATGAGGCGGCGTTCATCGATCCGGACATCTGGCGTTCGGCTGAGCCTGCGATTATTGCCCGCCCTGGTTCGAAGGTGATTCTGACTTCTACGCCGTGGGGTGATTCGTCGCATTTCTTCCGGGCGTTGTGGAATCGGGGCATGCTGGCGCCGGATTCGAAGGTTGCGGCGTGGCATTGGCCGTCTTCGATCAGCCCGAACGTGGATCAGTCGCTCCTGGACGATATTCAGAGCCGTGAGCCCGCGGACTATTTCAGGCGCGAGTATCTGGCGGAGTGGACTGATGCGGCTGGGGCTTATTTTTCGGAGCAGGAAATCATGGCCGCTGTGGCGAGTTATGAGATGTGCGCCCCGGAGGATCTGGAGATGTGGCTGGACCGCCCGTATTGCGCTGCTGGCGGGGTTGACTGGGGTTTCGCGCAGGACGCCAACGCCCTGGCCTTGGTGTCTGTGCTGGAGGATCACGGCGCGAATCACGAGATGCTTGGTGACCGGTTGGCTTTCTTCATTCCGTGGCTGGAGGTCAGGCATAACTGGCCGTATGGGCAGTTCATCGAGCGTGTGGTGGAGACTGCGGGCAAGTACTACATTCGGGTGCTGGCGTCGGAAACGAACGGCGTCGGTGCGTTCCCTACTACGGAGTTGCGTCGGCGTTCCGGCGAGGCGCGGCGGGATATGAACGTTGCGTCGGTGGTGACGGATGTGCGGCGGAAGCAGTCTGGCTTTTCGATGATCAAGGGTTTGTTGCAGCAGAACCGTTTGGTGTTGCCGCGTGAGCCTGAGTTGTTGAAGCAGTTGCGGGCGCTGGAGTTTGAGCAGTTACCGTCCGGCAGTATGCGGATCGCTGTCCCGGAGCGGGCTGGTCATGATGACTTGGCAATGGCTCTGATGCAGGCTGTTTCTTCGCTGAGTTTGGAGGGTGCTGTGAGGCATCGCCCCGTGGAAGTACGTCCTCTGGATCCGGATGCGTTTGTGACCACCGTGAGCGGCTTGAGGGTGCCCATCGCGGCCCGCCCCGTGATGTTCCATGATTCGTTCATGACGTGGCCTCGCGGGCAGGAGAAGGGTTCGGGATGGTGA
- a CDS encoding helix-turn-helix domain-containing protein, whose protein sequence is MAHPNGNSADLALAKPTMTVPELSKVLGVGLRQTYEAVNRGEIPSIRIGNRILISTRVINQILDAGALESGAA, encoded by the coding sequence ATGGCGCACCCGAACGGCAATAGCGCCGATTTGGCCTTGGCAAAACCGACCATGACCGTTCCCGAACTGTCCAAGGTGTTAGGGGTTGGACTTCGGCAGACATATGAAGCAGTCAATCGGGGCGAAATCCCATCAATCCGGATCGGGAACCGCATCCTCATCAGCACCCGCGTCATCAACCAAATACTGGACGCCGGCGCTTTGGAATCTGGCGCGGCCTAA
- a CDS encoding helix-turn-helix domain-containing protein, which produces MDSIETSAGDQRHMTPQDLALRLGVPLSSIYGWRSQHKGPRAMRIGKHVRYRIVDVLTWEQLQLDKDVA; this is translated from the coding sequence GTGGACTCTATCGAGACCAGCGCCGGCGACCAGCGACACATGACCCCCCAGGATCTCGCTCTTCGGCTCGGTGTGCCTTTGAGCTCCATCTACGGATGGCGCTCTCAGCACAAAGGCCCGCGAGCAATGCGAATCGGCAAGCATGTCCGCTACCGAATCGTCGATGTGCTGACGTGGGAGCAGCTTCAGCTAGATAAGGACGTGGCTTAG
- a CDS encoding helix-turn-helix transcriptional regulator, whose amino-acid sequence MSKELTPDQLVGAAIQSRRVTYGASQGSFVERLRDRGLNWSQGTLSRVELGDRPVRLVEAAVVAEVLGVGLDVLLREGASTEDKLRKAQADLVESIIGIQQSVTWMNARLMDVEEMLELAPDSIQALGNEKRSAPASPSAFLDWLLESLDDIKFEGPSFAKDRRTSEAILTIADTAVAHSIALFTGPEDDDWELLRSPKFTTEMSGPSETERKSNGK is encoded by the coding sequence ATGAGCAAAGAACTTACACCGGATCAACTCGTGGGAGCCGCGATCCAAAGTCGCCGCGTGACTTACGGCGCGAGCCAAGGTTCGTTTGTCGAGAGACTGCGGGACCGCGGCCTTAACTGGTCGCAAGGAACTCTTTCGAGGGTTGAACTGGGGGACCGACCCGTGCGCTTGGTTGAGGCCGCGGTTGTAGCCGAAGTGCTGGGGGTTGGGCTTGACGTCCTGCTCCGAGAGGGGGCTTCAACTGAAGATAAACTCCGAAAGGCCCAGGCCGACCTCGTGGAATCCATCATCGGCATCCAGCAATCGGTTACGTGGATGAACGCCCGACTCATGGACGTTGAGGAGATGCTGGAGCTTGCACCGGACTCGATTCAAGCCCTCGGAAACGAAAAGAGGTCTGCCCCCGCCAGCCCGAGCGCGTTCCTCGACTGGCTCCTGGAGTCCCTAGACGACATCAAATTCGAAGGGCCGTCTTTCGCGAAAGATCGCCGGACAAGTGAGGCCATACTGACCATTGCCGATACAGCAGTTGCTCACTCTATAGCCCTATTTACGGGGCCCGAGGATGACGACTGGGAACTCTTGAGATCCCCGAAATTCACAACAGAAATGTCTGGGCCCTCCGAGACTGAGAGGAAATCGAATGGCAAATGA
- a CDS encoding tyrosine-type recombinase/integrase translates to MANDVFRRCGCRDENKKQLGGRCPHLATDPKHGSWGYYVAGGVNAATGKRQQFRKTGFPTQKAAREARNKVAVKVDQGTYVPPSKETYGEYLDKWLPRHAATGKGLKPTTMDNYERYIRNDIKPSALSRMLLTDIRRYHLNEFLSGLSEAGRGAITVRRIAAVLQGSLRAAARSHRIDHNPATELELPTAEKHKVSVWEPAQVGAFLDVASEHRLGALFELAMFTGMRRGELIGLRWTDIDLAKRVITIRNNRVQAAGRILDQGTKTDAGERYVDLDDRSTGALIGWQIQQAAEREAGQEAYEVSGYVFTMEDGRPLKPQYATRLFESLRVKAGLPKLTFHGQRHEHASLMIAAEVDIAVVSKRLGHSSISITSDIYGHLIGSASRNAAENAAALVPAKKARAHTLHSQAPISA, encoded by the coding sequence ATGGCAAATGACGTGTTTCGGCGCTGCGGGTGCCGGGATGAGAACAAGAAGCAGCTAGGGGGCCGCTGCCCACATCTTGCGACCGATCCAAAGCATGGATCCTGGGGTTACTACGTGGCCGGCGGCGTGAACGCAGCCACCGGCAAACGGCAGCAGTTCCGCAAGACGGGCTTTCCGACTCAGAAGGCCGCACGGGAGGCCCGCAACAAGGTCGCCGTGAAAGTGGACCAGGGCACTTACGTGCCGCCGTCCAAGGAAACCTATGGCGAGTATCTGGACAAGTGGCTTCCCCGCCACGCTGCCACCGGCAAGGGCCTGAAACCGACGACCATGGATAACTACGAGCGGTATATCAGGAATGATATAAAGCCCTCTGCGCTGTCCAGAATGCTCCTGACGGACATCCGGCGCTATCACCTGAATGAGTTCCTCAGCGGGCTGTCTGAGGCCGGAAGAGGGGCTATCACGGTGCGGCGCATCGCGGCAGTTCTGCAAGGCTCGCTGAGGGCCGCGGCGAGGTCGCACCGCATCGACCACAACCCTGCCACCGAGCTTGAGTTGCCGACTGCCGAGAAGCACAAAGTATCCGTATGGGAGCCTGCACAGGTCGGCGCGTTCCTTGATGTCGCGTCCGAGCACCGGCTGGGCGCTCTGTTCGAACTGGCCATGTTCACCGGCATGCGCCGCGGTGAGCTGATCGGCCTTCGGTGGACAGACATCGACCTCGCTAAGCGCGTCATCACGATACGGAACAACAGAGTTCAAGCCGCTGGCAGGATCCTGGATCAGGGCACGAAGACCGACGCGGGCGAGCGATACGTCGATTTGGACGATCGTTCTACTGGGGCGCTGATCGGCTGGCAGATCCAGCAGGCTGCGGAGCGGGAAGCCGGGCAGGAGGCTTATGAGGTGTCAGGGTACGTGTTCACCATGGAGGACGGGCGCCCGCTGAAACCGCAGTACGCGACCAGACTCTTTGAGAGCCTCCGAGTAAAGGCGGGCCTGCCCAAGCTGACGTTCCACGGGCAGCGCCATGAACACGCTTCATTGATGATCGCCGCAGAGGTAGACATCGCCGTCGTGTCCAAGCGCCTGGGTCACAGCTCGATCAGCATCACGTCAGATATCTACGGGCATCTGATCGGGTCCGCTTCACGTAATGCAGCAGAGAATGCGGCTGCCCTGGTGCCGGCAAAAAAGGCCCGTGCACACACACTGCACTCACAAGCCCCAATTTCGGCTTGA
- the der gene encoding ribosome biogenesis GTPase Der, whose amino-acid sequence MSDTTQKSGNIGAGDDEYTPTGTDQVAENLAALDDEEAELRAASLRAGLADYDLDEDDAALLSGLYDDEGEEGPLKLDPVLAIIGRPNVGKSTLVNRILGRREAVVEDTPGVTRDRVMYSAHWNGRNFTLVDTGGWEHDARGIHARVAEQAEMAVELADAVLFVVDSAVGATATDEGVMKMLRKSKKPVIMVANKVDDFAQEADSAALWGLGFGEPYPVSALHGRGVADLLDHVMDTLPEFSTVEGVERSGGPRRIALIGRPNVGKSSLLNKLAGSERVVVDTLAGTTRDPVDEFIELGGRTWRFVDTAGIRRRQHMAQGADFYASLRTQAALEKAEVAVVLLAVDEVLSEQDVRILQLAIESGRALVLAFNKWDLLDDERRRYLEREIDQDLAHVEWAPRVNISAKTGWHKDRLVPALDVALESWDKRIPTGRLNAFLGELVAAHPHPVRGGKQPRILFGTQASSRPPKFVLFTTGFLDPGYRRFITRRLRETFGFEGTPIEVNMRVREKRGKKR is encoded by the coding sequence ATGAGCGATACGACTCAAAAATCCGGCAACATCGGAGCCGGCGACGACGAATACACGCCCACCGGCACCGACCAGGTGGCTGAGAACCTCGCCGCCCTGGACGACGAAGAAGCCGAACTCCGTGCCGCCTCCCTCCGGGCGGGTCTGGCAGACTATGACCTCGACGAGGACGATGCCGCTCTGCTGAGCGGGCTGTACGACGACGAAGGCGAGGAAGGTCCCCTCAAGCTTGACCCGGTCCTGGCCATCATTGGTCGCCCGAACGTCGGCAAATCCACGCTGGTGAACCGTATCCTTGGCCGCCGCGAAGCCGTCGTCGAGGACACCCCGGGCGTTACCCGCGACCGCGTCATGTACTCGGCACACTGGAACGGCCGCAACTTCACGCTGGTGGACACCGGTGGCTGGGAGCACGACGCGAGGGGCATCCATGCCCGCGTCGCCGAGCAGGCCGAGATGGCCGTGGAACTGGCCGACGCAGTGCTCTTCGTGGTGGACTCCGCTGTTGGCGCTACTGCCACGGACGAGGGCGTCATGAAGATGCTGCGCAAGTCGAAGAAACCGGTCATCATGGTGGCCAACAAGGTTGACGACTTTGCGCAGGAAGCTGACTCGGCTGCGCTCTGGGGCCTTGGCTTCGGTGAGCCATACCCTGTGTCCGCCCTCCACGGCCGCGGCGTTGCCGACCTCCTGGACCATGTCATGGACACCCTGCCCGAGTTCTCCACGGTGGAAGGTGTCGAGCGCTCCGGCGGCCCCCGGCGCATCGCCCTCATCGGCCGTCCGAACGTCGGCAAGTCTTCTTTGCTGAACAAGCTGGCCGGCTCCGAGCGCGTTGTTGTCGACACCCTCGCCGGAACCACCCGCGACCCGGTAGACGAGTTCATCGAACTCGGCGGCCGCACGTGGCGTTTCGTGGACACCGCAGGCATTCGACGCCGTCAGCACATGGCCCAGGGCGCGGACTTCTACGCTTCCCTGCGTACGCAGGCCGCGCTCGAAAAGGCGGAGGTCGCCGTCGTGCTCCTCGCCGTGGACGAAGTCCTCAGCGAACAGGACGTGCGCATCCTGCAGCTCGCCATTGAATCGGGCCGCGCGTTGGTCCTTGCGTTCAACAAGTGGGACCTGCTCGACGACGAACGCCGCCGCTACCTTGAACGCGAAATCGATCAGGACCTGGCACACGTCGAGTGGGCTCCGCGCGTCAACATTTCCGCCAAGACCGGATGGCACAAGGACCGGCTGGTTCCTGCGCTGGACGTGGCCTTGGAGAGCTGGGACAAGCGCATCCCCACAGGACGCCTCAACGCGTTCCTGGGCGAGCTCGTGGCTGCCCACCCGCACCCGGTCCGCGGCGGTAAGCAGCCGCGCATCCTGTTCGGCACCCAGGCATCCAGCCGTCCGCCGAAGTTCGTGTTGTTCACCACGGGCTTCCTGGACCCCGGATACCGTCGATTCATCACCCGCAGGCTCCGCGAAACCTTTGGCTTCGAGGGCACGCCGATCGAGGTCAACATGCGCGTCCGTGAAAAGCGCGGCAAGAAGCGCTAA
- the cmk gene encoding (d)CMP kinase: protein MTRDLFGPETVVRPGKPLVVAIDGPSGSGKSSVSKEVARRLKLAYLDTGAMYRALTWYCLKTGIDLTDGAAVEQASKDLPLELSTSANAEYVSVAGVDITEEIREPRISSSVSAVATTLGARNELIRRQRQLIDQHHRRMVVEGRDITTVVAPNAEIRMLLTASEEARLRRRGLQLGGTQSKEQLAAQVIHRDAKDSTVVNFTQAADGVVTLDSSDLDFDETVETALSIVGKVIYGD from the coding sequence ATGACACGTGACCTTTTCGGCCCGGAGACCGTAGTACGTCCGGGCAAGCCGCTCGTCGTCGCCATCGACGGCCCATCCGGCTCCGGTAAGTCCAGCGTCAGCAAGGAAGTGGCCCGACGCTTGAAGCTCGCCTACCTGGACACAGGGGCCATGTACCGTGCGTTGACCTGGTACTGCCTCAAGACCGGCATCGACCTCACAGACGGCGCCGCCGTCGAGCAAGCCTCAAAGGATCTGCCGCTGGAATTGAGTACCAGCGCCAACGCCGAATATGTCAGTGTTGCCGGCGTGGACATCACGGAAGAAATCCGCGAGCCCAGGATCTCCTCTTCCGTAAGTGCGGTGGCAACCACCTTGGGGGCCCGCAATGAACTCATCCGACGCCAGCGGCAACTGATCGACCAGCACCACCGCCGCATGGTGGTGGAAGGGCGGGACATCACCACCGTCGTCGCGCCCAATGCGGAAATCCGGATGCTGCTGACCGCAAGCGAGGAAGCCCGGCTGCGCCGCCGCGGCCTTCAGCTGGGCGGGACCCAGAGCAAAGAGCAGCTCGCCGCCCAAGTAATCCACCGCGATGCGAAGGACTCCACAGTGGTGAACTTCACCCAAGCGGCCGACGGCGTCGTCACCCTGGATTCTTCCGACCTGGACTTCGACGAGACGGTCGAAACGGCCCTGAGCATTGTAGGCAAGGTCATCTACGGTGACTGA
- a CDS encoding prephenate dehydrogenase has translation MSAFHSHGRGHLDGPVVVFGTGLLGASIGLGLRGRGVPVFLADPSPTNQAVAVDIGAGRPLSELEGAPQLVVVAAPPDVTADVVQRALGEYPEAVVVDIASVKLAIQADLRGRGVDMSRYVGTHPMAGREKSGPVAARGELFTSMPWVLCPSQETSADALQTARSLAGDLGAIVSQFTAEEHDEAVALVSHLPQVMSSLLASRLQGTPLHALSLAGNGLRDTTRIAASDPTLWVQILGNNAAKMVDILHGVREDLNRLISTLEDPTAPGARLDLAQLISEGNAGQAKIPGKHGGPPQAYSWLTVLVDDRPGQIARLLTEIGEIGVNVEDLRLDHSSGQNVGMVELSVMPNKHDVLVEALTDRGWRVLQ, from the coding sequence ATGTCGGCGTTCCACTCGCACGGCCGGGGCCACCTTGACGGTCCTGTGGTCGTTTTCGGTACCGGCCTGCTCGGGGCCAGCATCGGCCTCGGCCTGCGCGGCCGGGGCGTCCCGGTGTTCCTCGCAGATCCTTCGCCAACCAACCAGGCCGTCGCCGTGGACATCGGGGCTGGCCGGCCCCTGTCCGAGCTTGAAGGCGCACCTCAGCTGGTTGTCGTCGCCGCGCCGCCGGACGTCACGGCCGACGTCGTTCAGCGTGCCCTGGGTGAATACCCGGAGGCCGTCGTCGTGGACATTGCCAGCGTCAAGCTGGCCATCCAGGCTGATCTCCGGGGTCGTGGAGTGGACATGTCCCGCTACGTCGGGACGCACCCGATGGCGGGCCGCGAGAAGTCAGGGCCCGTTGCTGCCCGCGGCGAACTCTTCACCTCCATGCCGTGGGTGCTTTGTCCGTCCCAAGAGACCAGCGCCGACGCGCTCCAGACCGCTCGTTCGTTGGCTGGTGACCTGGGGGCGATCGTCTCGCAGTTCACGGCGGAGGAACACGATGAAGCCGTTGCCTTGGTCTCGCATTTGCCCCAGGTGATGTCATCGCTTCTCGCCAGCCGCCTGCAGGGGACACCGCTTCATGCGCTGTCCCTGGCTGGCAATGGGCTCCGGGACACCACCAGGATTGCTGCGAGCGATCCCACCCTCTGGGTCCAGATCCTTGGCAACAACGCAGCCAAGATGGTGGACATCCTTCATGGTGTCCGGGAGGACCTCAATCGCCTGATCAGTACCCTGGAGGATCCCACGGCTCCTGGTGCCCGCCTGGACCTTGCCCAGCTCATCAGCGAGGGCAACGCCGGGCAGGCCAAGATTCCGGGAAAGCATGGCGGACCCCCGCAGGCATACTCATGGCTTACAGTTCTGGTAGACGACAGGCCCGGGCAAATCGCCAGGCTGTTGACGGAGATCGGTGAGATCGGTGTCAACGTCGAAGACCTCCGCCTGGATCACTCGTCCGGGCAGAATGTGGGCATGGTGGAGCTTTCCGTCATGCCCAACAAGCATGACGTCCTTGTTGAAGCCTTGACCGACCGTGGATGGCGGGTACTGCAGTAA